The proteins below are encoded in one region of uncultured Eubacteriales bacterium:
- a CDS encoding hypothetical protein (Evidence 5 : No homology to any previously reported sequences), producing MHDLCQLFLALFIIFDFLHIFRLTILNEYTKIVLVDNKRLLIHKIRKAQDVCGQPLRTWQRPRESLPLPFPLSSTKSRSLFQRAPAKRS from the coding sequence TTGCACGACTTATGTCAATTATTTTTGGCTCTGTTTATTATTTTTGACTTTTTGCATATATTTAGATTGACTATTTTGAACGAATATACTAAAATCGTTTTAGTAGACAATAAGCGTTTATTAATACATAAGATCAGAAAGGCGCAGGATGTATGCGGGCAACCATTAAGGACGTGGCAAAGGCCGCGGGAGTCTCTCCCTCTACCGTTTCCCTTATCATCAACGAAAAGCCGGTCCCTATTTCAAAGGGCACCCGCGAAAAGGTCATGA
- the yvdM gene encoding Beta-phosphoglucomutase — MLRGVIFDLDGVICFTDEYHYLAWKELADREHIYFDREINNRLRGVSRMASLEIILERADKAHTLEEKETMAAAKNDAYRSLLTRMTPADVTEEARQTLETLRRKGMRLAIGSSSRNARLILGRIGLTEFFDAISDGNNIAHSKPDPEVFLKAAQMLELEPEECLVVEDAQAGIQAAHDGGFHNAAMGDAVKCELAENLLSSFSDLLKLC; from the coding sequence ATGCTCAGAGGAGTTATCTTTGATCTAGACGGTGTAATCTGTTTCACGGATGAGTATCACTACCTGGCGTGGAAAGAGCTGGCCGACCGGGAGCATATTTATTTTGATCGCGAAATCAACAACCGTCTTCGGGGCGTGAGCCGGATGGCGTCTCTGGAAATTATTCTGGAGCGCGCCGATAAAGCCCATACCCTGGAGGAGAAGGAAACAATGGCGGCCGCCAAGAACGACGCCTACCGCAGTCTGCTGACGCGGATGACCCCTGCGGACGTAACGGAGGAGGCCAGGCAGACCCTGGAGACGCTGCGGCGGAAGGGCATGCGCTTGGCGATCGGATCTTCCAGCCGGAACGCAAGGCTGATCCTGGGTCGAATCGGCCTGACCGAGTTCTTTGACGCCATTTCCGACGGAAACAACATCGCCCATTCCAAGCCCGACCCCGAGGTGTTCCTGAAGGCGGCTCAGATGCTGGAGCTGGAGCCGGAGGAGTGCCTGGTGGTGGAGGACGCCCAGGCCGGCATCCAGGCGGCCCACGACGGCGGGTTCCACAATGCGGCCATGGGGGACGCGGTAAAGTGCGAGCTGGCGGAAAACTTGCTGAGCAGTTTCTCCGATCTGCTGAAACTGTGTTAA
- a CDS encoding exported hypothetical protein (Evidence 5 : No homology to any previously reported sequences) has product MKRAKRILSVVMAFALLLPLMAPMGAKAEEVVTDNSHVVVGVETASGAMDLTAVGTTDWMHFTSEKTNRKMNVTGEELPDIIDFMNASAASGRTFGQTADQIWRYQTFTPAKSGALVDLEVALIKKGDPSDLIAKLYRINSSTDRVLLGTVEIPAADIVSKTPLKLDFGDIELTAGTTYAVAMTQKTLSGQNYYEWSSSTTSFESGKITDAAAENWNAENTAASLSVKIGNFPDPEPVGILHFELVGGLAMKSTMGDSAVTYSWSDGVPTLSAANLKTGGVLSYSGITTGQVTEEAAWVLEVPATDNIQTLTFVSGIWQASAEIYIYANGDTAKPIYGNSELAAGGTSKLLKYTVTVAPNTSIQVYGKLVSKAHKDGNMSIGGVALSTTEMDTTLDYVALLEEAVRAGSAWLNEDISEYFTAQLTKALDSARAVTESEHPSNLEAYLEYVLLMKAIKAVEGAQASGNYANTYASGMTASFGWEGDKDAPIAWIDGTYKLRDNGNKIVTFGVTSLGAKSVSWYNAEGYLPCFVSEYEKNGMAHKVESFSDLVVIDGKKYEIAYSRMTTTNKSEETKLLPRVSTDLVALSDAAANAMTVEAGKTVVRDYCIGADRFGGDYAWPADEVLAAQGSWDAHYDHMKTYWNDRLANLVDIQSIPAKYEELIDAYKAGYIYMLIISDDYELHVGENGYDRVFDHDVIGMLASLIESGHTEHFADYAQHILKNIEYPDAAWKFSWPFALYLQKTGDSATVMSFFEDVGGKAGIKTNTHKIASERVVYGNILDEDGKPARIMKITNAIDSNGYWVIDNWAALFGLTTYSYLCDELFALTDEEKYKTESDWAKAEYDSLLKSMEAVLADTMKKYDFSYIPISMVVPNELSARSDIRDGNWGAHYLFGRWNWDGYLFGADQNTWLLDQTDATYDYIIAQKSAVFDSPYNMGGYPHGFYSSSYNAGYFSAALSGEKYRDGGIESYLWMINNSMSGLYGWWEGVAYPDETTNLWDRASSNGGGGSCQHMWGQSTATKVLLDSFLAEKGDGSIIAGRGLPLEFNGDGEKIEISNWLCNAGKRIGFKMETDDKTITFTLTGDTLENAVSLELLALVDNIDSVSVGCTYDVAAGAVHIPAGVKSVTIEMVRDVADQIERDDARQELEQVIAEGKNVDQTQYVTSTAKALKLAIEAAEAVVKNGTAAEFGQAAAAIRAAVEGLVELRTYDVVFDYYTNVSFMKDPTFGQRDDQRMRYGTIRTGDAAVTFNKILVNLKKLTAPWGDVLISIHTLKADKKTLDGVIATARLKVEDVVNGGANTLTFGEPVTLEADTYYAIVFAMDNTDGVYGAYAYDSGPLADPSLYAAKIKGDGSVVDESFLGTPKVKLFRDKTDKTALDAAVEAAPAGLNPDAVAVLLDRAATQRQIDDALAAVKTEAPQQPDSGNSQPTPKAVLAQKKSQALTELDDYAAKLTEEADDSQKAVIQDVLRDYRAKITAAADVNAVEAVVKEAKAALAAAAVSPEEKYADVDRNAWYYEAVKFMISSGYMKGVSETRFDVDGTVTRDQLVTILYRVAGNPGVKDLANPFADVKGSTWYTDAVIWAASSGVVKGISDTLFAPEMTVTREQIVTILYRYSGAEKDETDHLKAFTDAGAISDYAVDAMNWAVGEGLINGVSSTTLSPQGAATRAQISAILMRFQTVSQTVSGITALI; this is encoded by the coding sequence ATGAAAAGAGCAAAGCGCATTCTCTCTGTGGTCATGGCCTTTGCCCTGCTGCTGCCGCTCATGGCCCCCATGGGAGCAAAGGCAGAAGAGGTCGTTACCGACAATAGCCATGTGGTAGTTGGCGTTGAAACCGCTTCTGGCGCCATGGATCTGACCGCGGTTGGCACCACTGACTGGATGCATTTTACATCAGAAAAGACGAACCGTAAGATGAATGTCACGGGGGAAGAGCTGCCCGATATTATCGACTTCATGAATGCGTCAGCGGCTAGCGGACGTACCTTTGGTCAAACCGCGGACCAGATTTGGCGTTATCAGACCTTCACCCCCGCCAAATCCGGCGCTCTGGTCGACCTGGAGGTTGCCCTGATCAAGAAAGGCGATCCCAGCGATCTGATTGCCAAGCTCTATCGGATTAACAGTAGTACCGATAGAGTGCTGCTGGGTACTGTCGAAATCCCCGCGGCCGACATTGTGAGCAAGACGCCCCTGAAACTGGATTTTGGTGACATTGAGTTGACGGCGGGTACCACCTATGCCGTTGCCATGACACAGAAGACCCTGAGCGGCCAAAATTACTACGAGTGGAGCAGCTCTACCACCAGCTTTGAAAGCGGGAAGATCACGGACGCGGCAGCTGAAAACTGGAACGCTGAGAACACCGCGGCCTCTCTGAGCGTGAAGATCGGTAATTTTCCCGACCCGGAGCCTGTTGGTATCCTGCATTTTGAGCTGGTCGGCGGGCTGGCAATGAAGAGTACCATGGGCGACTCCGCGGTTACTTATAGCTGGTCTGACGGCGTCCCCACCCTGTCCGCCGCAAATTTAAAGACCGGCGGCGTTCTGAGCTACAGCGGCATCACCACAGGTCAGGTGACCGAAGAGGCCGCATGGGTTTTGGAGGTGCCCGCAACCGATAACATCCAGACGCTGACCTTCGTCAGCGGTATTTGGCAGGCCAGCGCAGAGATCTATATCTATGCCAATGGCGATACCGCGAAACCTATTTACGGCAACAGCGAGCTGGCTGCCGGCGGCACCTCCAAATTACTGAAGTACACGGTTACCGTTGCGCCCAACACCTCCATCCAGGTGTATGGCAAGCTGGTCAGTAAGGCGCATAAAGACGGCAACATGTCTATTGGCGGTGTTGCCCTGAGTACCACTGAGATGGACACCACGCTCGATTACGTCGCGCTGCTGGAGGAGGCTGTAAGGGCCGGCTCGGCGTGGCTGAATGAGGATATCAGTGAATACTTCACCGCGCAGCTGACCAAGGCGCTGGATAGCGCCAGGGCTGTTACCGAGAGCGAGCACCCCTCCAATCTGGAGGCCTACCTGGAGTATGTGCTGCTGATGAAAGCCATTAAGGCGGTGGAGGGCGCTCAGGCGTCCGGCAACTACGCCAATACCTATGCCTCCGGCATGACCGCCTCCTTCGGCTGGGAGGGCGACAAGGACGCGCCCATCGCCTGGATCGACGGCACCTATAAGCTGCGCGACAACGGCAACAAGATCGTCACCTTTGGCGTCACCAGCCTTGGGGCGAAGTCTGTCTCCTGGTACAATGCTGAGGGCTATCTGCCCTGTTTCGTCAGCGAGTATGAGAAGAACGGCATGGCGCACAAGGTGGAAAGTTTCTCCGATCTGGTGGTAATTGACGGGAAAAAATACGAGATTGCATATTCCCGCATGACCACAACGAACAAGAGCGAGGAGACAAAACTTCTGCCCAGGGTCAGCACCGACCTGGTCGCGCTGAGTGATGCGGCGGCCAACGCCATGACGGTCGAAGCCGGCAAGACCGTGGTGCGCGACTACTGCATCGGTGCCGATCGTTTCGGCGGAGACTACGCATGGCCGGCCGATGAGGTTCTGGCGGCGCAGGGCTCCTGGGATGCACATTATGACCATATGAAGACTTACTGGAACGACCGCCTGGCAAATCTGGTTGATATCCAGTCGATCCCCGCGAAGTATGAGGAGCTGATCGACGCCTACAAGGCGGGGTACATCTACATGCTGATCATCTCCGACGACTACGAGCTGCACGTTGGCGAGAACGGCTACGACCGTGTCTTTGACCATGACGTGATCGGCATGCTAGCCTCCCTGATCGAGTCCGGCCACACCGAGCATTTCGCTGACTACGCACAGCACATCCTGAAGAACATTGAATACCCCGATGCCGCCTGGAAGTTCTCCTGGCCCTTTGCGCTTTACCTGCAGAAGACCGGCGATTCCGCGACTGTTATGTCCTTCTTTGAGGATGTAGGGGGGAAAGCCGGTATCAAGACCAATACCCACAAGATTGCCTCTGAGCGCGTAGTCTACGGGAATATCTTGGATGAGGACGGAAAACCAGCCCGCATCATGAAAATTACTAACGCAATTGATTCCAATGGCTACTGGGTCATCGACAACTGGGCCGCTCTGTTTGGCCTGACGACCTATTCGTATCTCTGCGATGAGCTGTTTGCCCTCACTGATGAGGAAAAGTACAAGACCGAGTCTGACTGGGCGAAGGCTGAGTACGACAGCCTGCTCAAGAGCATGGAAGCGGTTCTGGCCGATACCATGAAGAAGTATGACTTCAGCTACATCCCCATCAGCATGGTCGTCCCCAATGAGCTGTCCGCCCGCAGTGATATCCGTGACGGCAACTGGGGCGCGCATTACCTGTTCGGCCGCTGGAACTGGGATGGCTATCTGTTTGGCGCTGACCAGAATACCTGGCTTTTGGATCAGACCGATGCCACTTACGACTACATTATCGCGCAGAAGAGCGCCGTATTCGACTCCCCCTACAACATGGGCGGCTATCCCCATGGGTTCTACTCCTCCTCGTACAACGCGGGCTACTTCTCCGCGGCCCTGAGTGGCGAGAAGTACCGCGATGGTGGGATTGAGTCCTATCTGTGGATGATCAACAATTCCATGAGCGGCCTGTACGGCTGGTGGGAAGGCGTTGCCTACCCCGATGAAACGACCAACCTGTGGGATCGCGCGTCCTCCAATGGCGGAGGCGGCTCCTGCCAGCATATGTGGGGCCAGTCCACCGCCACCAAGGTCCTGCTTGATTCGTTCCTGGCGGAGAAGGGTGACGGTTCCATCATCGCGGGCCGCGGCCTGCCCCTGGAGTTTAACGGCGACGGCGAGAAGATCGAGATCTCCAACTGGCTGTGCAACGCCGGCAAGCGCATCGGCTTTAAGATGGAGACCGACGATAAGACCATCACCTTCACCCTGACCGGCGACACGCTGGAGAATGCTGTCAGCCTGGAGCTGCTGGCTCTGGTGGACAACATTGACTCCGTCTCTGTTGGCTGCACCTATGACGTGGCAGCCGGTGCGGTCCATATCCCCGCCGGCGTCAAGTCTGTGACCATCGAGATGGTCCGCGATGTTGCGGACCAAATTGAACGAGATGACGCGCGGCAGGAATTGGAGCAGGTAATAGCAGAAGGCAAGAACGTGGATCAGACCCAGTACGTCACCTCCACCGCGAAGGCTCTGAAACTGGCCATTGAGGCCGCTGAGGCAGTGGTGAAGAACGGCACCGCCGCCGAGTTCGGGCAGGCTGCCGCGGCGATCAGGGCCGCAGTCGAAGGGCTGGTGGAGCTGAGGACCTATGATGTGGTCTTTGATTATTACACCAACGTGAGTTTCATGAAAGACCCCACCTTCGGCCAGAGGGATGACCAGCGGATGCGCTACGGCACGATCAGGACCGGCGATGCGGCCGTCACCTTCAACAAGATCCTGGTCAATCTGAAAAAGCTCACTGCCCCGTGGGGGGACGTCCTCATCAGTATCCACACGCTGAAGGCCGACAAGAAAACCCTGGACGGGGTGATCGCAACCGCGCGCCTGAAGGTGGAGGACGTGGTCAACGGCGGCGCCAACACCCTGACCTTCGGTGAGCCTGTGACCCTGGAGGCCGACACCTACTATGCCATCGTATTTGCGATGGACAATACGGACGGCGTATATGGCGCCTATGCTTACGATTCCGGCCCTCTGGCTGATCCCAGCCTGTACGCCGCGAAAATCAAGGGCGACGGCAGCGTGGTGGACGAGAGCTTCCTGGGTACGCCGAAAGTGAAACTGTTCAGGGACAAGACGGACAAGACCGCGCTGGATGCCGCGGTGGAGGCCGCCCCCGCGGGCCTGAACCCCGACGCTGTCGCGGTGCTGCTGGATCGTGCGGCGACCCAGCGGCAGATCGACGACGCGCTGGCCGCTGTGAAGACGGAGGCCCCCCAGCAGCCTGACAGCGGAAATTCTCAGCCGACGCCCAAGGCTGTGCTGGCGCAGAAGAAGAGCCAGGCCCTGACCGAGCTGGACGACTACGCCGCAAAGCTGACGGAAGAGGCCGACGATTCGCAGAAAGCCGTGATCCAAGATGTTCTGAGGGATTACCGCGCGAAGATCACCGCCGCCGCCGACGTCAATGCGGTCGAGGCTGTTGTGAAGGAGGCAAAGGCCGCTCTGGCCGCCGCCGCTGTCAGCCCCGAGGAGAAGTACGCCGATGTGGACAGAAACGCATGGTACTATGAGGCTGTGAAATTCATGATCTCCAGCGGCTACATGAAGGGCGTGTCCGAGACCCGCTTTGATGTAGATGGCACCGTGACCCGCGATCAGCTGGTTACAATTTTATACCGTGTGGCGGGCAATCCCGGCGTAAAGGACCTGGCAAACCCCTTTGCCGACGTGAAGGGCAGCACCTGGTACACCGATGCTGTGATCTGGGCGGCGAGCAGCGGCGTGGTCAAGGGGATATCCGATACCCTGTTCGCGCCCGAAATGACCGTCACCCGGGAACAGATCGTCACGATCCTGTACCGCTACAGCGGAGCGGAAAAAGATGAGACAGATCACCTCAAGGCATTTACCGATGCCGGTGCGATCAGCGACTACGCTGTGGACGCCATGAACTGGGCTGTCGGGGAGGGGCTGATCAATGGCGTGAGTTCGACCACCCTGTCACCCCAGGGCGCGGCAACGCGTGCGCAGATTAGCGCTATTTTGATGCGCTTTCAAACTGTGAGCCAAACCGTCTCCGGCATCACAGCACTGATCTAG
- a CDS encoding Sugar-binding domain protein yields the protein MRATIKDVAKAAGVSPSTVSLIINEKPVPISKGTREKVMRAVNELHYRPNQLAVGLVTNTTNTIGLILPDSNNPFFASLSNQIEIRLRHENLNVIIGNTGGDPQITRQYLRIFSDRRVDGIVLAQLDFENEEETAKCQELLRNIDIPIVYVDRVAGDGNHFSVEVDQTQIGYLATKHLLDLGHRQIGCASGSIRLNVNARRYEGYRMAFEECRLSVNPDLLFCDSLSIECGRRALPCLLGQNVSAIFAFNDMIAYGIYKECHSYNLSIPHNLSVIGVDDIALSDIIYPPLTTVAQPVSEIAEHAVSGMLNLLQNPKEHQNAVAKLNPILKVRGSTTKTG from the coding sequence ATGCGGGCAACCATTAAGGACGTGGCAAAGGCCGCGGGAGTCTCTCCCTCTACCGTTTCCCTTATCATCAACGAAAAGCCGGTCCCTATTTCAAAGGGCACCCGCGAAAAGGTCATGAGGGCGGTCAACGAACTGCACTACAGGCCGAATCAGCTTGCGGTAGGTCTCGTTACCAATACCACCAATACCATTGGACTAATTCTTCCCGATTCTAATAACCCTTTTTTTGCCTCCCTCTCCAATCAAATTGAAATCAGGCTCCGACACGAAAATCTGAATGTGATCATCGGCAACACAGGCGGGGATCCCCAGATCACAAGACAATACCTACGTATCTTTTCTGACCGGCGTGTAGACGGCATTGTTCTTGCCCAGCTGGATTTCGAGAACGAAGAAGAGACGGCGAAGTGTCAGGAGCTCCTAAGAAATATTGATATCCCCATCGTCTATGTGGACCGTGTGGCGGGCGACGGCAATCATTTCTCCGTGGAAGTGGATCAGACACAAATTGGATATCTGGCGACTAAGCACCTTCTGGACCTGGGACACAGGCAGATCGGCTGCGCGTCTGGCTCTATCCGCTTAAATGTCAATGCGCGCAGATACGAGGGGTACCGTATGGCCTTCGAGGAGTGCCGTCTCAGCGTAAACCCCGACCTTCTCTTCTGCGACTCCTTGTCCATTGAGTGCGGGCGCAGGGCTCTGCCATGCCTGCTGGGACAAAACGTCTCGGCTATCTTCGCCTTTAACGACATGATCGCCTACGGCATCTACAAAGAGTGCCACAGTTATAATCTGTCCATTCCCCACAACCTGTCAGTCATTGGCGTGGATGACATCGCCTTATCCGACATCATCTACCCGCCCCTCACCACCGTTGCGCAGCCGGTATCCGAAATAGCGGAGCACGCGGTGAGTGGGATGCTGAATTTGCTGCAAAACCCGAAAGAGCACCAGAATGCAGTGGCCAAGCTGAATCCTATTCTGAAGGTACGGGGAAGCACCACAAAAACCGGGTAG
- a CDS encoding conserved hypothetical protein (Evidence 4 : Homologs of previously reported genes of unknown function) → MTAQDGALTANMASGWILEEQTFHPEFMAKYEAIFSQGNGYLGQRAALDEQYEGQTRNLFVSGTFDRFHDSEVSELPNLPDVTNIGLRIAGQNFSMLIGQVETYSQKLNLYNGETTRQVCWVSPQGATLKMTWRRTVSMSDVHLLDSQVILTTDKSVEVVITSGIDGRVTNSGTQHTVEGHARVYDGSIMEYPCRTLNSGIQVMIHASHRLLVDGVEESIPMKIVTSRRYLGGEYTLRLEAGQTLVLEKLASVYTGRDMEYRELRAQEANERVFIDSLERFRGVIGNSYADVLEASSKVWTRFWERHDVQLDSEDTRDQVAIRFAIYHLNIMTNHRDSRMGIGAKGLSGEGYKGHSFWDTEIFIFPFFLFTWPEVGKNLLEYRYWTLSGARALAQKRGYQGAMYPWESAWIDDGDVTPDNLGVDLVTGKILPCETGEIEHHVTADIAFAVHQYYNATGDMEFLERCGFEILLETARFWSSRVEWNKNENRYEIRHVIGPDEYQVDVNNNAYTNYLAARNMELGLRALDRLDQNPELRQRLDAKIGLAGLRERLRERLDRMYLPQPDPESGIVPQFDGYMDQRQLDLTCYRNAQSVGEILKDYNFQMLRNFQVAKQADVVQLMFLREELFPGDLRRKNYLYYEPRTLHDSSLSKAVHSILASDLGMMEEAYEMFRGAAETDLGPEPDSSEGGIHSANMGGIWQAAVMGFGGMRVINHTLRIVPHLPRAWKRLNYRFCWQGNPLEVTVTQEQVRVFNGGPPIVVETIRGPMELSAQRETVF, encoded by the coding sequence ATGACGGCACAGGACGGTGCGCTGACCGCCAATATGGCTTCGGGCTGGATCCTGGAGGAACAGACCTTTCATCCAGAATTCATGGCAAAGTACGAAGCGATTTTTTCCCAGGGTAACGGCTATCTGGGGCAGCGCGCTGCTCTGGATGAGCAGTACGAGGGACAGACCCGGAACCTGTTTGTATCCGGTACCTTTGACCGGTTTCATGACAGTGAGGTGTCTGAGCTGCCGAACTTGCCGGACGTCACCAATATTGGCCTGCGGATCGCCGGGCAGAACTTTTCTATGCTGATTGGCCAGGTGGAAACCTACAGCCAGAAACTGAACCTCTACAACGGTGAAACGACGCGGCAGGTCTGCTGGGTAAGCCCGCAGGGCGCCACGCTGAAAATGACCTGGCGGCGGACGGTATCTATGTCGGATGTCCATTTGCTGGACTCCCAGGTGATCCTTACAACAGATAAGAGTGTGGAAGTGGTCATCACCAGCGGCATCGATGGTCGGGTGACCAACTCCGGCACCCAGCACACGGTGGAGGGCCATGCCCGCGTATATGATGGAAGCATTATGGAATATCCCTGCCGGACTCTGAACTCTGGAATTCAGGTGATGATCCATGCAAGCCACCGATTGCTGGTGGACGGGGTGGAGGAATCCATTCCAATGAAGATCGTGACCTCCAGACGATATCTGGGCGGGGAGTATACGCTCCGCTTAGAGGCCGGTCAGACTCTGGTGCTGGAGAAATTGGCGTCGGTCTACACCGGCAGGGATATGGAATACCGGGAGCTGAGGGCCCAGGAAGCGAATGAGCGGGTATTTATTGACAGCCTGGAGCGGTTCAGAGGCGTCATTGGTAATAGCTACGCCGATGTGCTGGAGGCCAGCAGCAAGGTCTGGACGCGGTTTTGGGAGAGACACGATGTACAGCTGGACTCGGAGGATACGCGGGATCAGGTTGCCATCCGATTTGCCATCTATCACTTGAATATCATGACCAATCACCGGGACAGCCGTATGGGCATCGGCGCCAAGGGCCTGAGCGGTGAGGGCTATAAGGGACATTCTTTCTGGGACACAGAGATTTTTATTTTCCCCTTTTTTCTGTTTACCTGGCCGGAGGTTGGAAAAAACCTGCTGGAATACCGGTATTGGACCTTGTCTGGCGCCAGGGCTCTGGCCCAAAAGAGAGGGTACCAGGGTGCCATGTACCCCTGGGAATCGGCCTGGATAGACGATGGGGACGTGACCCCGGACAATCTGGGTGTAGACCTGGTGACCGGCAAAATCCTGCCCTGTGAGACCGGCGAGATCGAGCACCATGTGACGGCGGACATCGCCTTTGCGGTGCACCAGTACTACAACGCCACCGGCGACATGGAATTCCTGGAGCGGTGCGGGTTTGAGATACTGCTGGAGACGGCGAGATTCTGGTCCAGCCGGGTGGAGTGGAACAAAAATGAGAACCGGTATGAAATCCGCCATGTCATTGGCCCGGATGAATACCAGGTTGACGTGAACAACAATGCCTATACCAATTATCTGGCGGCACGGAACATGGAGCTGGGTCTGCGGGCGCTGGATCGGCTGGATCAGAATCCGGAGCTCCGTCAAAGGCTGGATGCCAAGATCGGCTTGGCAGGTCTGCGGGAGCGGCTGCGGGAGCGGCTGGACAGGATGTATCTACCCCAGCCTGATCCAGAAAGTGGTATCGTGCCCCAATTTGACGGCTACATGGATCAGCGGCAGCTGGATTTGACGTGTTACCGCAATGCCCAGAGCGTGGGTGAGATCCTGAAGGACTACAACTTCCAGATGCTGCGCAATTTCCAGGTTGCAAAGCAGGCGGATGTGGTGCAGTTGATGTTCCTGCGCGAGGAGCTTTTCCCCGGCGATCTGCGCCGGAAGAACTATCTATACTATGAACCCCGCACGCTCCACGATTCCTCTCTGAGCAAGGCAGTCCACAGCATCCTGGCCAGCGATCTGGGCATGATGGAGGAGGCCTATGAGATGTTCCGGGGGGCCGCGGAGACCGATCTGGGGCCGGAGCCGGATTCCAGCGAAGGCGGGATCCACAGTGCCAACATGGGCGGGATTTGGCAGGCGGCAGTCATGGGTTTCGGCGGTATGCGGGTCATCAATCACACCCTGCGGATTGTCCCCCACCTGCCCAGAGCGTGGAAACGGCTGAACTATCGGTTCTGTTGGCAGGGGAATCCCCTTGAGGTGACCGTGACCCAAGAGCAGGTGCGCGTTTTCAATGGCGGCCCCCCCATTGTGGTGGAGACCATTAGAGGCCCCATGGAGCTGTCGGCACAGCGGGAAACGGTCTTTTAA